A genome region from Halorussus pelagicus includes the following:
- a CDS encoding methyl-accepting chemotaxis protein, with the protein MSRESSGSSADPPRGLLSRLGNRLPTGAIPNVLRRTFAAKFFGVVLIVMLVTSSVGAYSYVSTQDALENDVKNRVSSTADLQANGLGEWVRSKRTLTRTLSQAQAFRTYNQRGVGYYLDAQESTLPDDVRAVHFVNTTSWSVEVSSNEDAAGTNLRESGVPWANEDRSADLRRPSDVFVSNRPYDAAGNEGRVVAFVSPVPDKAERAVVLTANISAQVNGLHQPVKDGETVVYNLDGEEVFGTSDAQLTGALSGDAVVGSESAEDGLVTTPEFVANHKSVSGANWVVVSYAPKSSAFAMRDRVGTSLLTTILAALLALGLVSVVFERRTTATLKELTSKAEEIEGGDLDTELRSGRIDELGQLYEAFASMRDSLAEKIRAAESAREEAREAQSVAERERTEAQEAKERAETINSHLERRADSYGEVMQDAADGDLSRRMDTDAESEAMARIAAAYNRMMDDLTDTMLEVRSFSRAVAGESGQATDSLTEVERASQEVSESVQEISDGAVEQNRDLQRASEEMSDLSATVEEVASSTETVAQRVEKATEEGQEGQQAAEDAIDELADIESRTERTAESVERLHEEVTDIEEVVGFVTDIAEQTHVLALNASIEAARAGEAGQGFAVVAEEVKNLAEQTQEATDEIRNSIDRVRDRTETTVEEMDETRTSVSHGTETVEAALDALEGLVEDVSETNESIHEISRATERQAESVQEVVTTVEDVSSVSEETTAQAETVSAAAQQQTASLNEVSGSVEDLADRAESLSDLLEQFEFGDDERNDFEFAGDTETTDGRVSPE; encoded by the coding sequence ATGTCTAGAGAATCGTCTGGCTCGTCAGCGGACCCGCCGAGGGGACTCCTCTCGCGGTTGGGGAATCGTCTCCCGACGGGCGCGATACCGAACGTCCTCAGGCGGACGTTCGCCGCGAAGTTCTTCGGCGTCGTTCTCATCGTGATGCTCGTGACGAGTAGCGTCGGCGCGTACAGCTACGTCTCCACGCAGGATGCGCTGGAGAACGACGTGAAAAACCGCGTCAGTTCGACGGCCGACCTGCAAGCGAACGGTCTCGGCGAGTGGGTCCGGAGCAAGCGGACGCTCACCCGGACGCTTTCGCAGGCCCAAGCGTTCCGTACCTACAACCAGCGCGGGGTGGGCTACTACCTCGACGCCCAAGAGTCAACGCTCCCTGACGACGTTCGAGCAGTCCACTTCGTCAACACCACTTCGTGGAGCGTCGAGGTCAGTTCGAACGAGGACGCCGCGGGCACGAACCTCCGGGAGAGCGGCGTGCCGTGGGCGAACGAGGACCGCTCGGCGGACCTCCGGCGACCGAGCGACGTGTTCGTCTCGAACCGGCCCTACGACGCGGCGGGAAACGAGGGCCGCGTGGTCGCGTTCGTCAGTCCCGTCCCGGACAAGGCCGAGCGCGCGGTCGTCCTGACAGCGAATATCTCCGCGCAGGTCAACGGGCTTCACCAGCCGGTCAAGGACGGCGAGACGGTCGTCTACAACCTCGACGGCGAGGAGGTGTTCGGCACGAGCGACGCCCAGTTGACGGGCGCGCTCTCCGGTGACGCCGTCGTCGGGTCCGAGAGCGCCGAGGACGGACTCGTGACCACTCCGGAGTTCGTGGCGAACCACAAGTCGGTCTCGGGTGCGAACTGGGTCGTCGTCTCCTACGCGCCGAAATCGAGCGCGTTTGCGATGCGCGACCGAGTCGGAACGAGTCTGTTGACGACGATTCTGGCCGCGCTCCTCGCGCTCGGGTTGGTCTCGGTCGTCTTCGAGCGCCGGACCACCGCGACGCTCAAGGAACTCACCTCGAAGGCCGAGGAGATAGAGGGCGGCGACCTTGACACCGAACTCCGGAGCGGCCGCATCGACGAACTCGGCCAACTCTACGAGGCGTTCGCCAGCATGCGCGACTCGCTGGCCGAGAAGATTCGGGCGGCCGAGTCCGCGCGCGAAGAGGCCCGAGAGGCCCAGTCGGTCGCCGAACGCGAGCGGACGGAGGCCCAAGAGGCCAAGGAACGCGCCGAAACGATCAACTCTCACCTCGAACGGCGGGCCGACAGCTACGGCGAAGTCATGCAGGACGCCGCCGACGGCGATCTCTCGCGGCGGATGGACACCGACGCCGAGAGCGAGGCGATGGCGCGCATCGCCGCGGCGTACAACCGCATGATGGACGACCTGACCGATACGATGCTGGAGGTCCGGTCGTTCAGTCGGGCGGTCGCGGGCGAGAGCGGACAGGCGACCGACAGCCTCACAGAAGTCGAGCGCGCCAGTCAGGAAGTCAGCGAGTCCGTCCAAGAGATTTCTGACGGCGCGGTCGAGCAGAACCGCGACCTCCAGCGGGCCAGCGAGGAGATGAGCGACCTCTCGGCAACCGTCGAGGAGGTCGCTTCCTCGACGGAAACGGTCGCCCAGCGCGTCGAGAAAGCCACCGAGGAGGGCCAAGAGGGCCAGCAGGCCGCCGAGGATGCGATAGACGAACTCGCCGACATCGAGTCCCGGACCGAGCGGACGGCCGAATCGGTTGAGCGCCTCCACGAGGAGGTGACGGACATCGAGGAAGTCGTCGGCTTCGTGACCGACATCGCCGAGCAGACCCACGTCCTCGCGCTCAACGCCTCCATCGAGGCGGCCCGCGCGGGCGAGGCCGGGCAGGGATTCGCGGTCGTCGCCGAGGAGGTCAAGAACCTCGCCGAGCAGACCCAAGAGGCGACCGACGAGATTCGGAACTCCATCGACCGGGTCCGCGACCGGACCGAGACCACCGTCGAGGAGATGGACGAGACCCGGACCAGCGTCTCCCACGGGACCGAGACCGTCGAGGCGGCCCTCGACGCGCTCGAAGGTCTCGTCGAGGACGTGTCCGAGACCAACGAGAGCATCCACGAGATTAGCCGAGCGACCGAGCGTCAGGCCGAGTCGGTCCAAGAGGTCGTCACGACCGTCGAAGACGTGTCGAGCGTGAGCGAGGAGACGACGGCGCAGGCCGAGACCGTCTCGGCGGCGGCCCAGCAACAGACCGCCTCGCTGAACGAGGTTTCGGGGAGCGTCGAGGACCTCGCGGACCGCGCCGAGAGTCTGAGCGACCTGCTCGAACAGTTCGAGTTCGGCGACGACGAGCGAAACGACTTCGAGTTCGCGGGCGACACCGAGACGACCGACGGGCGGGTGAGTCCGGAATGA
- a CDS encoding BMP family lipoprotein: MSGDGTRPSSVSRRRLLGGAASALGTATLAGCFGGDDSDSAAGDADPTTGTATETTRRTTTERPQNTDARVGMVYALGGLGDNSFNDMAHAGAKKARDRFGINFENAEPSSAEEIPTLQREFAAAQSPETDLVCGIGFAQASGIASNAMAFPDQQFLLVDGTATDESGALLPNVASYVFEEHQGSFQVGHLAGLVTQREFSAGTGATTDDLAVGFVGGVDVPLIRKFEAGFRAGVARASEAIEVRSAYADSFADPDAGERLAGEMYADGVDIVYHAAGGTGIGVFRAAQDAGRFAIGVDNDQSLSVPEYSDVILASMVKHVDKAVFRSIASLVDRKFRFRVGTVNALGLLEGGVRATYGTDIGPAIPDDVTAQLDASRRAVIKNEIEVPSTLS; encoded by the coding sequence ATGAGCGGTGACGGGACCCGACCGTCGTCGGTCTCGCGGCGGCGACTCCTCGGCGGCGCGGCCAGCGCGCTCGGAACGGCGACGCTCGCTGGCTGTTTCGGCGGCGACGACTCGGACTCCGCGGCGGGCGACGCCGACCCGACGACCGGCACAGCGACCGAGACGACCCGGCGAACGACGACCGAGCGCCCGCAGAACACCGACGCCCGCGTCGGGATGGTCTACGCGCTCGGCGGTCTCGGCGACAACTCGTTCAACGACATGGCTCACGCGGGAGCGAAGAAGGCCCGCGACCGGTTCGGAATCAACTTCGAGAACGCCGAACCATCCTCCGCCGAGGAGATTCCGACGCTCCAGCGGGAGTTCGCGGCGGCGCAGTCCCCGGAGACCGACCTCGTCTGTGGCATCGGGTTCGCGCAGGCGAGCGGCATCGCCTCGAATGCGATGGCGTTCCCCGACCAGCAGTTCCTGCTCGTGGACGGAACCGCCACGGACGAGAGCGGGGCGCTCCTGCCGAACGTGGCCAGTTACGTCTTCGAGGAGCATCAGGGGTCGTTTCAGGTCGGCCACCTCGCGGGACTCGTGACCCAGCGGGAGTTCAGCGCCGGGACCGGAGCGACGACCGACGACCTCGCGGTCGGGTTCGTCGGCGGCGTAGACGTGCCCCTCATCCGGAAGTTCGAGGCCGGATTCCGGGCGGGCGTGGCCCGCGCCAGCGAGGCCATCGAGGTCAGGTCGGCCTACGCCGACTCGTTCGCGGACCCTGACGCGGGCGAGCGACTGGCTGGCGAGATGTATGCCGACGGCGTCGATATCGTCTACCACGCCGCGGGCGGGACCGGAATCGGGGTGTTCCGCGCGGCCCAAGACGCCGGGCGGTTCGCCATCGGGGTGGACAACGACCAGTCGCTCAGCGTCCCCGAGTACAGCGACGTAATTTTGGCCAGTATGGTCAAGCACGTCGATAAGGCCGTCTTCCGGTCGATAGCCAGCCTCGTGGACCGGAAGTTCCGGTTCCGCGTCGGGACGGTCAACGCGCTCGGCCTACTGGAAGGCGGGGTCCGAGCGACCTACGGGACCGACATCGGCCCGGCGATTCCCGACGACGTGACCGCGCAACTGGACGCCTCGCGGCGCGCCGTCATCAAGAACGAAATCGAGGTCCCCTCGACGCTCTCGTGA
- a CDS encoding amidohydrolase yields the protein MRAIVNGTIHTVSERGTIDGGTVLLEDGEIAAVGPDEEVELPDDAEVFDAAGQHVTPGLVDAHSHAGMAEWGEPEDGDFNEVSDPVTPHVNALDGFHPRDDELKHAFQGGVTTVSARMGSANVVGGIICSMKTYGDVADRMFIREDGMKAAFGENPKRFHGDEKDRQPSTRPGVAATLRQALMEAEDYLENRELARENDQQFERDLGMENLGRVVEGELPLRVHAHRADDIATVFRIADEFGIEKLSIEHATEGHVLAEEFVERDVPAVVGPTISSASKYELRNITFETPGILHEAGVKVAIQTDAPILPQEHLDVCVGLAVREGLPEDVALRTVTRNPAEILGIEDRVGTLRAGTDADLVVWDGPMFDLDSDARQVFVEGERIYDSERDDVDPREEYAW from the coding sequence ATGCGAGCAATCGTCAATGGTACGATTCACACGGTGTCCGAGCGCGGCACTATCGACGGCGGCACGGTACTCCTCGAAGACGGCGAAATCGCGGCGGTCGGCCCGGACGAGGAGGTCGAACTCCCGGACGACGCCGAGGTGTTCGACGCGGCGGGCCAACACGTCACGCCGGGGCTGGTGGACGCCCACAGCCACGCCGGGATGGCCGAGTGGGGCGAACCTGAGGACGGCGACTTCAACGAGGTTTCGGACCCCGTGACGCCCCACGTCAACGCGCTCGACGGCTTCCACCCGCGCGACGACGAACTGAAACACGCCTTTCAGGGCGGCGTGACCACAGTCTCGGCCCGGATGGGGAGCGCGAACGTCGTCGGCGGCATCATCTGCTCGATGAAGACCTACGGCGACGTGGCCGACCGGATGTTCATCCGCGAGGACGGAATGAAGGCCGCTTTCGGCGAGAACCCCAAGCGGTTCCACGGCGACGAGAAGGACCGCCAGCCCTCCACGCGGCCCGGCGTCGCGGCGACGCTCCGACAGGCGCTGATGGAGGCCGAAGACTATCTGGAGAACCGCGAACTCGCCCGCGAGAACGACCAGCAGTTCGAGCGCGACCTCGGGATGGAGAATCTGGGCCGCGTCGTGGAGGGCGAACTCCCCCTGCGCGTCCACGCCCACCGCGCCGACGACATCGCCACGGTGTTCCGAATCGCCGACGAGTTCGGCATCGAGAAACTGTCCATCGAGCACGCGACGGAGGGCCACGTCCTCGCCGAGGAGTTCGTCGAGCGCGACGTTCCGGCGGTGGTCGGACCGACCATCTCGTCGGCCAGCAAGTACGAACTCCGGAACATCACCTTCGAGACGCCGGGCATCCTCCACGAGGCGGGCGTGAAAGTCGCCATCCAGACCGACGCGCCGATTCTCCCGCAGGAGCATCTGGACGTGTGCGTCGGTCTCGCGGTGCGCGAGGGCCTGCCCGAAGACGTTGCGCTCCGGACCGTCACGCGGAATCCGGCGGAGATTCTGGGCATCGAGGACCGCGTGGGAACGCTCCGAGCGGGCACCGACGCCGACCTCGTGGTCTGGGACGGCCCGATGTTCGACCTCGATTCGGACGCCCGACAGGTGTTCGTGGAGGGCGAGCGCATCTACGACAGCGAACGCGACGACGTGGACCCGCGCGAGGAGTACGCGTGGTGA
- a CDS encoding archaellin/type IV pilin N-terminal domain-containing protein: protein MVGKRRRWHRGQVGIGTLIVFIAMVLVAAMASGVLVNTAGFLQTKSEQTGQESVDSVVNRLQVTSKVGRVPGMGNRNYIVIDEGYEDRPVKDYDSRLRIPEGEKVRLEVTGPDQKLVIGGNNSPLYTAPASATYRISRVNGDQIRFEDLTNDEVVATVTPPVTIETTADEDVELSYPSDEIVSPDDQVFFGASSFGGETGTADFLGASKLWTANLTVAPSSGSGAIDLTDATLVYRSDERVAYLSYAGDGTANESAFAVETVRGNGDDVLQGTEQAKLTVDVDAIEGSRHGLPLSEDASVTILTRATKITIPLDPPSTSSGRPYVPL, encoded by the coding sequence ATGGTTGGGAAGCGTCGTCGGTGGCACAGAGGACAGGTCGGTATCGGGACACTCATCGTCTTCATAGCGATGGTACTGGTCGCGGCGATGGCCAGCGGCGTCCTCGTGAACACGGCGGGATTCTTACAGACGAAATCCGAACAGACCGGACAGGAGTCGGTCGATAGCGTCGTGAACCGACTCCAAGTCACGTCGAAGGTGGGTCGGGTTCCGGGCATGGGGAATCGAAACTACATCGTCATCGACGAGGGGTACGAGGACCGACCCGTCAAAGACTACGACTCTCGGCTCCGGATTCCCGAGGGAGAGAAGGTCCGACTTGAGGTTACGGGGCCTGACCAAAAGCTGGTCATCGGCGGAAACAACTCGCCGCTGTACACCGCTCCCGCTTCCGCGACGTACCGAATTTCGAGAGTGAACGGAGACCAGATTCGGTTCGAGGACCTGACCAACGACGAAGTGGTTGCGACGGTCACACCGCCCGTGACTATCGAGACGACCGCAGACGAAGACGTGGAACTGAGTTACCCGTCGGACGAAATCGTCTCCCCCGACGATCAAGTCTTCTTCGGTGCATCCTCGTTCGGCGGGGAAACCGGCACCGCGGACTTCTTGGGCGCGTCGAAACTCTGGACGGCGAACCTGACGGTCGCGCCGAGTTCGGGGTCGGGCGCGATAGACCTGACGGACGCGACGCTCGTCTATCGGAGCGACGAACGGGTAGCGTATCTGTCCTACGCCGGTGACGGGACGGCCAACGAGAGCGCGTTCGCCGTCGAGACGGTCCGTGGAAACGGCGACGACGTGCTTCAGGGCACCGAGCAGGCCAAACTCACTGTCGATGTGGACGCAATCGAAGGGTCTCGACACGGCCTTCCCCTCAGCGAGGACGCATCGGTCACGATACTGACGCGAGCGACGAAAATCACGATTCCGCTCGACCCGCCGAGTACGTCCAGCGGACGACCCTACGTCCCGCTCTGA
- a CDS encoding NAD(P)/FAD-dependent oxidoreductase, whose product MKRVDVAIVGGGPAGTSAARAAAEQGADALLVEKGVPRADREELGPDSTDAAGMLDYWVDILDIPFEEIPDHVILRELDRTEFFGPNEACVMESTGIESSYDGFGFTFNRARMDDWFRERAERAGAQFRVGVGVTDVTTDLTGDPTHTVQLSDGEEIETDYLVLADGPQRQVTMRALDRFSPADRPISDVLAPNEANHIAYQEYREFPEELFEPSSLKFWWGIMPGETAYPWIFPNDGTVARVGLTMPIGMNLDDVDNPEQYDLLREDDETIPRPAEYIERLLERQFGDEYDLADFPLVTDRGKSKGTETYPISSTRPIESPTAANIAVAGGAMGTTSAFHEGGYHVAARTGQIAGELAGKGRLGSYNDRWKDAIGEEITRNVTFADIVADYGPDDWNSVLSAASDVLADEGEGGLLKYKLSTGFTGAKIVTKYKTTKRKFRNGKYVQFREDEYTV is encoded by the coding sequence ATGAAGCGAGTGGACGTTGCTATCGTCGGCGGCGGTCCCGCCGGGACCTCCGCCGCGCGTGCGGCCGCCGAGCAGGGTGCCGACGCGCTCCTCGTCGAGAAGGGCGTACCGCGCGCCGACCGCGAGGAGTTGGGACCGGACTCGACCGACGCCGCCGGAATGCTCGACTACTGGGTGGACATTCTGGATATTCCGTTCGAGGAGATACCCGACCACGTCATCCTCCGTGAGTTGGACCGGACCGAGTTCTTCGGGCCGAACGAGGCCTGCGTCATGGAGAGCACGGGCATCGAGTCGTCGTACGACGGGTTCGGGTTCACCTTCAACCGCGCGCGGATGGACGACTGGTTCCGCGAGCGGGCCGAACGAGCGGGCGCACAGTTCCGCGTCGGCGTCGGCGTGACCGACGTGACGACCGACCTAACCGGCGACCCGACTCACACCGTGCAACTCTCGGACGGCGAGGAAATCGAGACCGACTATCTCGTGCTGGCCGACGGTCCCCAGCGACAGGTCACGATGCGGGCGCTCGACCGGTTCTCGCCCGCTGACCGACCCATCTCGGACGTGCTGGCTCCCAACGAGGCCAACCACATCGCGTATCAGGAGTATCGTGAGTTCCCCGAGGAACTGTTCGAACCGAGTTCGCTCAAGTTCTGGTGGGGCATCATGCCCGGCGAGACCGCCTATCCGTGGATTTTCCCGAACGACGGCACGGTCGCGCGCGTCGGCCTGACGATGCCCATCGGGATGAACCTCGACGACGTGGACAACCCCGAGCAGTATGACCTGCTCCGCGAGGACGACGAGACCATCCCGCGGCCCGCCGAGTACATCGAGCGCCTGCTGGAGCGCCAGTTCGGCGACGAGTACGACCTCGCGGACTTCCCGCTGGTGACCGACCGCGGCAAGAGCAAGGGGACCGAGACCTACCCCATCTCCTCGACGCGACCCATCGAGTCGCCGACCGCGGCGAACATTGCCGTCGCGGGCGGCGCGATGGGCACCACCTCGGCGTTCCACGAGGGCGGCTATCACGTCGCGGCCCGAACCGGGCAAATCGCCGGAGAACTCGCCGGAAAAGGCCGACTGGGGAGCTACAACGACCGCTGGAAGGACGCCATTGGCGAGGAGATAACCCGGAACGTCACCTTCGCGGACATCGTGGCCGACTACGGTCCCGACGACTGGAACAGCGTGCTCTCGGCGGCGAGTGACGTTCTGGCCGACGAAGGCGAGGGCGGCCTGTTGAAGTACAAACTCTCGACGGGATTCACGGGCGCGAAAATCGTCACGAAGTACAAGACGACCAAGCGCAAGTTCCGAAACGGCAAGTACGTCCAGTTCCGCGAGGACGAGTACACCGTCTAA